DNA from Candidatus Eremiobacteraceae bacterium:
CGAACGCGGTCGCGCCGAGCGCGACCAGCACCCATGGTTCGACGTGCACGCTAACGCCGCTGAGCGCGCTGCAATGCGAGTTTGTACAAAGCGTTCTTGGGCAGGCCGGTCGCCCCGGCAATCGCTTCGGCCGCATCGCGAGCGCCGGTGCCGCGCTCGATCAAGCGCAGCAGCGCGTCGCGAACCTCATCCGGGATAGCTCGCGCGCCGGCCGGCACGCGCTCAATGCGCGCGCCCTCGAGCACGATCGTGAACTCGCCGCGCGGCGGCTGTTCGATCTGCGCGCGCACCTGCGCCGCCGATCCCAGCGCCTGCTGCTCGAACATCTTGGTATATTCGCGCAACGCGAATACGCGACGCTGAGGCAACTCGCGTCCGACGTCGTCGAGCAGCGCGATGACGCGCGTCGGCGCTTCATACCACGCGACGGCATACTCGACGTCGCGCAGCGAACGCAGATAGGCACGCCGCTCGGAGCTCTTGCGCGGCGGGAAGCCGTCGAATCTGAACCTGCTGATGTCGAAACCGCTGAGGACGAGCGCGCCGACGAATGCGGTCGGGCCGGGCAAGGCCTCGATCGCGGCGCCCACCGCGCGCGCGCACGCGACGAGCGCTGCCCCCGGATCCGAGATGCCGGGCATGCCGGCGTCGCTTGCGAAGGCGACCGTCTTGCCGGCCGCCAGCAGTCCGCGCACCTCCGCAAGCCGTCGCGCTTCAACCCGTTCGTGCAGCGAACGGAGCGGTTTGCGTATGTCGAAATGACGCAGCAGCCCGCCCGTGACGCGCGTGTCCTCGGCCACGACGACGTCGCACTCATTCAGCGCGCGCAGCGTGCGCGCGGTGATG
Protein-coding regions in this window:
- the rsmI gene encoding 16S rRNA (cytidine(1402)-2'-O)-methyltransferase, which gives rise to MTHSTQAGRLVLCPTPLGNLEDITARTLRALNECDVVVAEDTRVTGGLLRHFDIRKPLRSLHERVEARRLAEVRGLLAAGKTVAFASDAGMPGISDPGAALVACARAVGAAIEALPGPTAFVGALVLSGFDISRFRFDGFPPRKSSERRAYLRSLRDVEYAVAWYEAPTRVIALLDDVGRELPQRRVFALREYTKMFEQQALGSAAQVRAQIEQPPRGEFTIVLEGARIERVPAGARAIPDEVRDALLRLIERGTGARDAAEAIAGATGLPKNALYKLALQRAQRR